A region from the Thermanaeromonas toyohensis ToBE genome encodes:
- a CDS encoding XkdQ/YqbQ family protein, with amino-acid sequence MINPGLSRYEVVLDNKYFLRDLVESITLEESLDEIAYRATVRLVVTPDFPGITPGQEIRVSGIPFGGTEMVYLLHPGVVWEVESESHGQKHITVTIYDKTIYLAKSEDEYILPAGQTASQRIERYAADWNIPLGNIADTGIPLVRAVYRAQSIYSMMMADLKETATKGGGLYRPRMTPYGLELVQLGSNETVWVLESGQNVESLVQRRTLEGTVTAVKVLGTAKKARTEIDTSGMTLEEIGRLYGSEEDREDLPSPVLAIEYGENDKYGTLQKVIQDSKIETVAQAIEAARKALTGMQETLTVTAIDINTIRAGDKVSLDGWELLVTSVKHDLGSPGHMTLELASEDYVRRRYYYD; translated from the coding sequence ATGATTAATCCCGGGCTAAGCCGGTATGAGGTGGTACTTGACAACAAGTATTTTCTTCGGGACCTGGTAGAGAGCATAACGCTGGAGGAAAGCTTGGACGAAATAGCATACCGGGCAACGGTCAGGCTGGTAGTAACACCCGACTTCCCTGGGATAACACCAGGCCAGGAGATAAGAGTGTCCGGTATCCCATTTGGTGGTACTGAGATGGTATATCTTCTGCATCCGGGTGTGGTATGGGAAGTAGAAAGCGAAAGCCATGGTCAAAAACATATTACGGTAACGATTTACGATAAAACGATATACCTGGCAAAAAGTGAAGACGAATATATTCTCCCGGCAGGCCAGACGGCAAGCCAGCGGATTGAGCGTTACGCTGCGGACTGGAACATACCGCTTGGGAATATTGCGGATACTGGGATACCCTTAGTAAGGGCCGTTTACCGGGCGCAGTCAATTTACTCGATGATGATGGCTGATCTCAAAGAAACAGCCACCAAAGGGGGAGGCCTTTATCGGCCACGTATGACGCCTTACGGACTGGAACTGGTGCAGCTTGGTAGCAATGAGACGGTATGGGTGCTGGAGAGTGGTCAGAATGTGGAAAGTCTAGTACAACGACGGACACTGGAGGGAACAGTAACCGCAGTTAAGGTTTTGGGGACAGCAAAAAAGGCGAGAACGGAAATAGATACTAGCGGTATGACCCTAGAAGAGATAGGCCGATTGTACGGGAGTGAAGAGGATAGAGAAGATCTCCCGTCTCCAGTGCTGGCTATAGAGTACGGGGAAAATGATAAATACGGTACTCTGCAGAAGGTAATCCAGGACAGCAAAATAGAAACAGTAGCTCAAGCCATAGAAGCGGCCAGAAAAGCACTAACTGGTATGCAAGAAACGCTAACTGTTACTGCAATTGATATAAATACCATTCGAGCAGGGGATAAGGTAAGCTTAGATGGGTGGGAGTTATTAGTCACAAGCGTTAAACATGACTTGGGCTCTCCAGGGCACATGACTTTAGAACTTGCCAGCGAAGATTACGTTCGGAGGCGGTACTATTATGACTGA
- a CDS encoding LysM peptidoglycan-binding domain-containing protein: MNLGEVDFPTGEKLKEISFSSFFPKHYDPGYCRYPDLPDPQEAMNQLTAWTMSRKPVRFLITDTIINVPVLVTAHVTTFKGGEPGDVYFDLTLRTWREVKVRTAAEVTTPAASFAMEVRPDLKPVPKVYEVRPGDSLWKIAKLELGSGARWREIYEANKETIGPDPNLIYPGMKLVMPV; this comes from the coding sequence ATGAACCTCGGAGAAGTGGATTTTCCTACAGGAGAGAAGCTGAAAGAAATCAGCTTCTCTTCTTTTTTCCCCAAGCACTACGACCCAGGATACTGCCGTTACCCTGACTTGCCAGATCCACAAGAGGCCATGAATCAGCTCACGGCCTGGACTATGAGTAGAAAGCCAGTGCGTTTTCTTATAACCGATACCATTATCAACGTGCCAGTATTGGTAACGGCTCATGTTACCACATTTAAGGGCGGTGAACCCGGAGATGTTTACTTTGACCTGACCTTGAGAACCTGGCGTGAAGTGAAGGTAAGGACGGCGGCTGAAGTCACTACTCCAGCGGCTAGTTTTGCAATGGAGGTCAGACCGGATCTGAAGCCAGTACCCAAAGTGTACGAAGTCAGACCTGGCGACAGTCTCTGGAAGATAGCCAAGCTGGAGCTAGGCAGCGGGGCCAGGTGGAGGGAAATATATGAGGCCAACAAGGAGACGATAGGCCCGGATCCCAATTTGATTTATCCAGGCATGAAGCTGGTGATGCCAGTATGA